CGCGGCCGGCCAGGGAGCGAATCGTGCTGATCCCCCACGACACCCGGATCGCCCTCGACACAGTCGTCGATCTGATGAACACCGCGCCGCAGGGCGACCGGGCCGACGAGCTCGCGGACATCCACGGGCTGCGGACCTTCGTACACGCGCACAAGATCAGCGACGTGGGCGACCTCGGCCCGGCCGATCTCCGCGCCGTGCGCGCGGTGCGCGAGAAGTTCGCGGCGGTCTTCTCGGCCCCCGAATCCCGGATCGCGGCCCCCTTGATCAACCAGCTGGTGGCGGGTGCGGGGACCACGCCCCAGCTCACCGACCACGACGGCTACGACTGGCACGTGCACTACTTCGCGCCGGGCGCCTCGGTGGCCGACCACCTCGCGGCCGACTGCGGCATGGCGCTGGCGTTCATCGTGGTGGCGGGCGAGCAGGAGCGGCTGCGGCGCTGCGAGGCGCCGGACTGCGGCCGGGCCTTCGTCGACCTCTCCCGCAACCGCTCGCGCCGCTACTGCGACAGCCGCACCTGCGGCAACCGACTGCACGTGGCCGCCTACCGGGCGCGCCGCAAGGAGGCCGCGGGCTGAGGCGGCGGCCCCGCCCGGGGGCGTCACAGGACGAAGAGATCGTGCACGGCGGCCATGAGCAGCAGACAGCCGATCACCCCGAGAAAGATCATCAGCGGGGGCTGGGAGAGCGCGAACAGACAGCCGCGCGGCTCTTCGGCAGGGGCATCGGGGGCGGCGGGGACGGTCTCCCGCGAGGTATCCAGCATCTCGGGGGGATGATCGCGCACGCCGGACCCCGGAAATCCCGCAACACGCCCCACAGCAGGGGCTGTTCACCCCTTCCCGTGGATCGCCGGACGATCAAGGCCACGGGAACGGCCAGAAGCGGTCAGATTCCGTGCTTCTTCAGAATCGCCTCGAT
This sequence is a window from Streptomyces sp. NBC_00691. Protein-coding genes within it:
- a CDS encoding CGNR zinc finger domain-containing protein, whose translation is MLIPHDTRIALDTVVDLMNTAPQGDRADELADIHGLRTFVHAHKISDVGDLGPADLRAVRAVREKFAAVFSAPESRIAAPLINQLVAGAGTTPQLTDHDGYDWHVHYFAPGASVADHLAADCGMALAFIVVAGEQERLRRCEAPDCGRAFVDLSRNRSRRYCDSRTCGNRLHVAAYRARRKEAAG